One window of Paroedura picta isolate Pp20150507F chromosome 2, Ppicta_v3.0, whole genome shotgun sequence genomic DNA carries:
- the LTO1 gene encoding protein LTO1 homolog, whose product MAEANEPDAFDVIVMAEARFHGEGYQEGYVEGSHAGAMEGQQYGIQQGARIGLEIGSYLGFSITWLRLLHKHSDDKHSKKIKVLESLIEMVQKFPHQDPTYDKLQEDLERIRGRFKQVCSLLHIPSDFRLTKEGSALSF is encoded by the exons ATGGCCGAGGCGAATGAGCCGGACGCGTTTGATGTCATAGTGATGGCGGAGGCCAG ATTTCATGGTGAAGGCTACCAAGAAGGCTATGTTGAAGGAAGTCATGCTGGTGCCATGGAAGGTCAACAGTATGGAATACAACAAGGTGCCCGAATTGGTTTAGAA ATTGGATCATACCTTGGTTTTTCAATCACGTGGCTAAGATTGCTTCATAAACATTCAGATGATAAACACAG CAAAAAAATAAAGGTGCTGGAGTCATTAATAGAAATGGTCCAAAAATTTCCTCATCAGGACCCAACTTATGACAAACTTCAAGAAGACCTGGAAAGAATCAGAGGAAGATTTAAACAG GTCTGTTCACTGCTGCATATTCCATCTGATTTCAGACTTACTAAAGAAGGATCTGCACTTTCATTTTGA